TCGCTTCTCTGTGTTCTCATCGGACAGCAGGGAGTGGCAGGGTTTCTCGTGGGTGGATACCTCAATGCCGCAGGCTGGGGATGATGGAGGTGATAAGTGCATGCTCTCGTCTTACACTGCTACGCCGGTGGATGAATTTGATAGATTAGTCTATTGGAAACATAAAAATCAAGCATATATAGTCGTCCTCAATGCTGGGACGCTGCAGTTATCTCGAATGGATTTGCCGCCGCACTTGAAAGATATGGACTCCACAGAATTTGAGCTTGGTCTGACAAAGGATGGGGAGCTCTGTATGGCTTTCACAGACCAGTTTGGTGCAAACGAAGGGATGCTTGCTGTTTGGTTTTGGAGAGCTGATGGTGGTGGTGTTGATAAATGGATGCCGCACAAGATTTTCCCACTGAACAAATTCGTTGATTTCTCTATGTGTTCAGAAGAGTACTATGATGTCACAGCGCAGGTTATCCGAGTCGTAGATGGTTTTGTGTACCTGTCTGTTTATTATCTGTATACAAAGTGCTTCCTATCCTTTTGCCTGGAAACAGAGAAGGTCAACAAGCTCTTTGAGTATGGACTTGGCATCCATCCCTACATCATGCCATGGCCTTCTTCTTTGGTATGCAACAAGGTGAGCCTGTGCCTGAGAAGCCGGTAAAAATTGTCCTGATGTTTGATCCCTGAATCATATGCAATTGATTATTGTATAGCTGTGAAAATCTGCCATCAGTTTCATGTTTTGCTAGCATTTTTTCTTGAGGCATTGATAGAAAAGAGTTTCTACAAGGCTGGTCAATGACTTAGTTATTAGTCTAGGTACATTACACTCATTTGCGTAACTCATAATATAAGTGTTCAATTGCTGATTTTATACAAGGATTCAATATTTTAATTTTTGCATGTGTTGTTTGCAGATTATATGATATCTCTGCATTGCAGTATCTTAGGCTTAACAAAAAAACTCTACACTAAAATAATGTCTACACAATGCTTTGTAACCCTGACAGCTATAAGGTGTTGGTGTAGCAAATATCTTACTTCGCTTCCGTTGCTTCGGTCGTTGCTAAATAAATCTGTCATGTACCATTTTTAAAAAAGATCTGTCTTGTACCACGTTTGAGCCAATGACCTTGCACAGTTTGTCTACGCAAACACTTGAATCCTTACTTGCACTGAAACCATTTTATGTCTCAGGAGGATTTAGAAACCAAGGTTACTGGAGAAAATGTGGCAGAAGATGGTCCTGTGGGCACAGAAGAAGCTCCCTCTGTTCTTGTCACAGCATTGCGATCATATAAAGAAGCTCTGATTAATGGTGATGGGGAAAAAGTTGCAGAGATAGAGGCATTTCTACTTTCTATTGAGGATGAGAAAAAGTCTCTAGTTGCAGAGCTGACAAGTGCGAGAGATTGTATCTCGAGGATAAGTGCCG
Above is a window of Triticum dicoccoides isolate Atlit2015 ecotype Zavitan chromosome 5B, WEW_v2.0, whole genome shotgun sequence DNA encoding:
- the LOC119306047 gene encoding uncharacterized protein LOC119306047 → MASQLGPPSPSQAPAKYDPAATTIAAIGDDLLREIFLRLPSLPSLVRAALACRTFLRAVRSSPAFRRRFRALHPPQILGYFSNPLRTVIPAFVPFRSRSDPDLAAAVVRGSDFLFTRLPEDGDDTRWAFKGDCSGYVFIHNQSTDQIAVYNPLTQALNVFPYPPQEACDSRYLDFRIIFSEDDQMSFRVVCVRRRRRRRRTMVRFSVFSSDSREWQGFSWVDTSMPQAGDDGGDKCMLSSYTATPVDEFDRLVYWKHKNQAYIVVLNAGTLQLSRMDLPPHLKDMDSTEFELGLTKDGELCMAFTDQFGANEGMLAVWFWRADGGGVDKWMPHKIFPLNKFVDFSMCSEEYYDVTAQVIRVVDGFVYLSVYYLYTKCFLSFCLETEKVNKLFEYGLGIHPYIMPWPSSLVCNKEDLETKVTGENVAEDGPVGTEEAPSVLVTALRSYKEALINGDGEKVAEIEAFLLSIEDEKKSLVAELTSARDCISRISAGIDDYERREERER